Proteins encoded in a region of the Halostella limicola genome:
- a CDS encoding GNAT family N-acetyltransferase has protein sequence MPGAVFMRGERVTLNTIHPEDYPFVEKQLNDPSIRQQAGVSVPWSETEVADFIEETEDTVQFLVCRNGTPIGHVALTELDTQASNAELGWIVITPEEQGNGFATEAVELCLTHAFNDRGLHKVWARVNEDNRASIRVLEKHGFEQEGVLREQEYVDGEYVDVRRYGLIAP, from the coding sequence ATGCCTGGGGCAGTATTCATGCGTGGTGAGCGAGTGACGCTCAATACGATTCATCCCGAGGATTATCCGTTCGTCGAGAAGCAGCTCAACGACCCCTCGATCCGGCAGCAAGCAGGCGTGTCCGTACCGTGGTCCGAAACCGAGGTCGCCGACTTTATCGAAGAGACCGAAGACACAGTGCAGTTTCTCGTCTGTCGTAACGGGACTCCCATCGGACACGTCGCGCTGACAGAACTCGATACGCAGGCCAGCAACGCCGAACTAGGGTGGATCGTGATCACCCCCGAGGAACAGGGCAACGGCTTTGCCACCGAAGCTGTCGAGTTGTGTCTCACACATGCGTTCAACGACAGAGGCCTTCACAAAGTCTGGGCACGAGTAAACGAGGACAACAGGGCGTCGATACGAGTGCTGGAGAAGCATGGATTCGAACAGGAAGGCGTCCTTCGAGAGCAGGAATATGTCGACGGAGAATACGTGGATGTCCGCCGTTACGGGCTGATCGCACCGTAA
- a CDS encoding bifunctional metallophosphatase/5'-nucleotidase, which translates to MPDSDDSLDTQESITRRNVLSATAGGLAAGGLGVAQGGTVAAQSAETVTILHDSHFHGRFGDPTDDRAMDIARYQTLIDDLRSARENAVFLGIGDDLAPSIMGLIHEGEHMVEALNYLDPLAVGVGNHEFDFGIDVATERFADSTFPWVVANLRTPDGDPIPGTEPWITRDVGGVTLGVFGSGVRNFYDITDYPADYQAIDPVTASEAATAALKDAGADVVVLASHTNHSTHYEIAEAVDDLDAIVGSHSEVTMDEPEVHAGTVISEVGDEFDHLGELTLTVDGDLVDWQRHDPDVAALEPDDGMASIVSTWRDQLEAELGREYFTTDVTLDARFDTNYAKESALGNLICDLMMEYAEANAPGVDEVDAALQNAGGIRSNQVYGPGGITGLEWLDILPFPNTIVTMEVKGRTLQALLESQIAALPWSTFGAQQSVQVGGVQYEWSGHDGDGQVEAVYVQGEPLDPDTTYTFTTNSYVAGFDELADADVVHESDGPQGPITLDMLEAKGTVSPSVEHRILRVDARTDARQVTADRDRISVFLELPAAVEGPADGTFYAVTRTGDHAEAQGIRGRGEAGALRVIFDRDDLAALADTEEPDLRVFGGFDPDEGYYDYRDDDGALIDLPVAAAWDTFVLRGRVPADEVPGRPGR; encoded by the coding sequence ATGCCAGACAGTGATGATTCATTAGACACGCAGGAGTCGATCACACGACGGAACGTCCTCTCAGCGACGGCCGGAGGGCTTGCTGCCGGCGGCCTCGGCGTCGCACAGGGTGGAACGGTCGCCGCACAGTCGGCCGAGACGGTGACCATCCTCCACGATAGTCACTTCCACGGTCGCTTCGGGGACCCGACCGATGACAGGGCCATGGACATCGCCCGATACCAGACGCTCATCGACGACTTGCGTAGCGCCCGAGAGAACGCGGTGTTCCTCGGCATCGGCGACGACCTTGCGCCGTCGATCATGGGCCTCATCCACGAAGGCGAGCATATGGTCGAGGCGCTCAACTACCTCGACCCGCTGGCGGTGGGTGTCGGCAACCACGAGTTCGATTTCGGGATCGACGTCGCCACGGAGCGGTTCGCGGACAGCACGTTTCCCTGGGTGGTCGCCAACCTCCGCACACCCGACGGCGACCCGATCCCGGGAACGGAACCGTGGATCACCCGCGACGTCGGCGGGGTCACGCTCGGCGTCTTCGGGAGCGGCGTCCGGAACTTCTACGACATCACCGACTATCCGGCGGACTACCAGGCCATCGACCCGGTCACGGCGAGCGAGGCAGCGACGGCCGCGCTCAAGGACGCCGGAGCGGACGTCGTCGTCCTCGCCTCCCACACCAACCACTCGACCCACTACGAGATCGCGGAGGCAGTCGACGACCTGGACGCCATCGTCGGCTCGCATTCGGAGGTCACGATGGACGAGCCGGAGGTTCACGCGGGGACCGTCATCAGTGAGGTCGGCGACGAGTTCGACCACCTCGGCGAGCTCACGCTCACTGTGGACGGGGACCTCGTCGACTGGCAGCGACACGATCCCGACGTCGCCGCGCTCGAGCCCGACGACGGGATGGCCTCCATCGTCTCGACGTGGCGGGACCAGCTCGAGGCCGAACTGGGACGGGAGTACTTCACCACCGACGTCACGCTCGACGCCAGGTTCGACACCAACTACGCCAAGGAGAGCGCGCTGGGGAACCTGATCTGTGACCTCATGATGGAGTACGCCGAGGCCAACGCCCCGGGCGTGGACGAGGTCGACGCTGCGCTCCAGAACGCCGGCGGGATCCGCTCGAACCAGGTGTACGGCCCCGGCGGTATCACCGGGCTAGAGTGGCTCGACATCCTTCCGTTCCCCAACACCATCGTCACGATGGAGGTCAAGGGACGCACCCTGCAGGCCCTCCTCGAGAGCCAGATTGCGGCGCTCCCGTGGTCGACCTTCGGCGCACAGCAGTCCGTCCAGGTAGGCGGCGTCCAGTACGAGTGGTCGGGCCACGACGGGGACGGGCAGGTCGAGGCCGTCTACGTACAGGGCGAGCCGCTCGACCCCGACACGACCTATACGTTCACGACGAACAGCTACGTCGCCGGGTTCGACGAGCTCGCAGACGCCGACGTCGTCCACGAATCCGACGGGCCACAGGGGCCCATCACGCTCGACATGCTCGAGGCGAAGGGGACGGTCTCACCCAGCGTCGAGCACCGCATCCTGCGTGTCGATGCGCGGACGGACGCCCGACAAGTGACCGCGGATCGTGACCGCATCAGCGTCTTCCTCGAGTTGCCGGCTGCCGTGGAGGGGCCGGCCGACGGCACCTTCTACGCGGTCACGCGCACCGGGGACCACGCGGAGGCACAGGGGATCCGCGGCCGCGGGGAGGCAGGCGCACTGCGGGTGATCTTCGACCGCGACGACCTCGCCGCGCTCGCGGACACTGAGGAACCGGACCTCCGCGTGTTCGGTGGGTTCGATCCCGACGAGGGGTACTACGACTACCGGGATGACGACGGTGCCCTGATCGACCTCCCGGTCGCCGCTGCGTGGGACACCTTCGTGTTGCGCGGACGGGTGCCGGCCGACGAGGTTCCCGGTCGACCGGGGCGGTGA
- a CDS encoding multicopper oxidase family protein, with protein MTHNYNRRAVLKGAGAALGIAGGLRLGTGSAVARTSPELDKYVQPLPIPDVRAPDGRRQGADYHEIPLTEFTAQLHPDLPETTLWGYDGQYPGPIIRARRNERIKVQFGNGALPSEHLLSVDERIAGTTPDDYPEFDGPVPEVRTVTHFHGLNVDPENDGQAEMWTSPDGVTGPRFATHVHDIPNRQSRLTSSYHDHALGISRLNLYAGLVGFYFIRSRAEDRLDLPSGEYDIPLMLHDRSFNEDGSLHYPDSFEANVAGDTAVINGAVWPYLEVEPRRYRLRFVNTSNGRTYNMRLDNDAGTAVPTLYQVAAGHGFLERVVPIGPDGDLDSLLLSPFERGDVIVDFSDHAGETFTVTNDAEFPFEGHTEGADLDELMQIQVAESSSGRDTSTHPSDLTLPSSGGPDERSATETRQMTMSMTMDDHGLSTHLLNGRRFTEETQIKPQLGTTEVWELQNETHHTHPIHLHLVEFSVIGRGPDGTEAPAPNERVGKDVVRVNPDETVRIAAKFGDFTGQYPWHCHILEHEDHKMMRPFEVVSGSAERNGEKSKRHQNDPDTDD; from the coding sequence ATGACGCACAACTACAACCGCCGCGCGGTGCTGAAAGGGGCCGGTGCGGCCCTCGGCATCGCAGGTGGCCTTCGGCTCGGAACAGGGAGTGCGGTCGCGCGCACGTCCCCCGAACTGGACAAATACGTCCAACCCCTGCCGATCCCGGACGTGCGAGCGCCCGACGGCCGACGACAGGGCGCCGACTATCACGAGATCCCTCTCACGGAGTTCACGGCACAACTCCACCCCGATCTGCCGGAAACCACGCTCTGGGGATACGACGGCCAATACCCCGGGCCGATCATCCGCGCACGCCGGAACGAACGTATCAAGGTGCAGTTCGGCAACGGTGCGCTCCCCTCGGAGCATCTCCTGAGCGTCGACGAGCGCATCGCTGGCACGACCCCCGACGACTACCCCGAGTTCGACGGGCCCGTGCCGGAGGTCCGGACGGTGACGCATTTCCACGGGCTCAACGTCGACCCCGAAAACGACGGTCAGGCCGAGATGTGGACGTCGCCGGACGGGGTGACGGGCCCGCGATTCGCCACGCACGTCCACGACATCCCGAACCGCCAGTCCAGGCTGACGTCGTCGTATCACGACCACGCCCTGGGCATCAGTCGTCTCAACCTCTACGCCGGGCTGGTCGGCTTCTATTTCATCCGAAGTCGCGCCGAGGACCGCCTGGACCTGCCCAGCGGCGAGTACGATATCCCACTCATGCTCCACGACCGGTCGTTCAACGAGGACGGGTCGTTGCACTATCCGGACTCGTTCGAAGCGAACGTCGCCGGTGATACGGCCGTCATCAACGGGGCCGTCTGGCCGTATCTGGAAGTGGAGCCCCGCCGCTACCGACTTCGGTTCGTGAACACGTCGAACGGACGGACGTACAACATGCGCCTCGACAACGACGCCGGCACGGCCGTCCCCACGCTGTATCAGGTCGCTGCCGGCCACGGCTTCCTCGAGCGAGTCGTCCCGATCGGCCCGGACGGCGACCTCGACTCCCTGTTGCTCTCCCCGTTCGAACGCGGGGACGTCATCGTCGACTTTTCCGACCACGCGGGCGAGACGTTCACCGTCACCAACGACGCCGAGTTCCCGTTCGAGGGCCACACCGAAGGCGCCGACCTCGACGAACTCATGCAGATCCAGGTGGCCGAGTCGAGCAGTGGCCGAGACACCAGCACGCACCCGTCGGACCTGACCCTCCCGTCGTCGGGTGGCCCCGACGAGCGGAGTGCGACGGAGACCCGGCAGATGACCATGAGTATGACGATGGACGACCATGGGCTCTCGACACATCTGCTCAACGGCCGACGGTTCACCGAGGAGACACAGATCAAACCCCAGCTCGGAACGACAGAGGTCTGGGAGCTCCAGAACGAGACCCACCACACGCATCCGATCCACCTCCACCTGGTCGAGTTCAGCGTGATCGGCCGCGGCCCGGACGGCACCGAGGCGCCCGCCCCGAACGAGCGCGTGGGGAAAGACGTCGTCCGCGTCAATCCCGACGAGACGGTTCGCATCGCGGCCAAATTCGGCGACTTCACCGGGCAGTACCCCTGGCACTGTCACATCCTCGAACACGAGGACCACAAGATGATGCGGCCCTTCGAGGTGGTGTCGGGCAGTGCGGAGAGAAACGGTGAGAAGTCCAAGAGACATCAGAACGATCCGGATACTGACGACTGA